Proteins from one Podospora pseudoanserina strain CBS 124.78 chromosome 1, whole genome shotgun sequence genomic window:
- a CDS encoding hypothetical protein (antiSMASH:Cluster_4; EggNog:ENOG503P0FF; COG:K): MPRTTLPPTPASSTDIKGKDGSKMVSLQMSFELPPPAIAAKPTNAAASSSQTVFPMQASETVKSRRRTAAAAAAAIQPAPAKDEFVLPPPPTRSRKIIQMKPKEETAVSTTSTTRTAAVAGSSKSNNAAGSATTTTTTTTTTAGTKRKQPSATSAAGRKIARKTAHSLIERRRRSKMNEEFAVLKSLIPACTGEMHKLAILQASIEYVRYLEDCVSQLKAQRSNTTSESEANAPTPTTNTLPSPVFAPYIPSSSSPEDVEMSGQSPSSSTSAAPSPAFTPTVSHPHSRLPSISPALLPLDQSRNRHGSVSSVSTGTDHYRSGSFSLGGGGGSSVYGTSSAMTSPAFGPQQGIGYGYGGGGLGSQLTSPALGPRDLDQEATAALLMLNQMGGRGGGGGSGNGNGNGNGEQRGRGMSVRDLLST, encoded by the exons ATGCCTCGAACGACATTACCCCCGACTCCGGCTTCCTCAACCGACATCAAAGGGAAGGATGGATCAAAGATGGTGTCGCTTCAGATGTCGTTTGAgctgcctcctccagctATAGCTGCCAAACCGACAAACGCGGCAGCATCTTCATCCCAGACGGTATTTCCAATGCAAGCCAGCGAGACGGTCAAGTCAAGAAGGCggacggctgctgctgctgctgctgctattCAGCCTGCCCCAGCGAAGGATGAGTTTGTCCTtccgcctcccccgacgAGGTCTCGCAAGATCATTCAGATGAAgcccaaggaggagacggcaGTGTCGACAACATCGACGACAAGgacggctgctgttgctggcagTTCCAAGTCCAACAACGCAGCCGGCAGTGCTACTACCACGActaccaccacaacaaccacagccgGAACCAAGAGAAAACAACCCTCCGCCACGAGCGCCGCAGGGAGGAAAATCGCAAGAAAAACCGCCCATAGCCTCATCGAACGTAGAAGAAGATCCAAAATGAATGAGGAGTTTGCCGTTCTCAAAAGCTTGATCCCAGCTTGCACTGGGGAGATGCACAAGCTGGCTATTCTACAG GCCTCAATCGAATACGTCCGCTACCTCGAAGACTGCGTCAGCCAGCTCAAAGCCCAACGCAGCAACACAACATCTGAATCAGAAGCAAACGCGCCCACCCCGACCACtaacaccctcccctccccggtTTTCGCACCGTATATCCCGTCAAGTTCCTCCCCCGAAGACGTGGAAATGTCAGGGCAatctccctcatcatctACCTCGGCGGCTCCATCACCGGCGTTTACGCCTACTGTGTCGCACCCTCACTCGAGGTTGCCGTCTATTTCTCCTGCTTTGCTGCCGCTGGATCAATCCCGGAATCGGCACGGGTCTGTTTCTTCTGTTTCTACGGGCACGGATCATTATAGGTCTGGGTCTTTCTCgcttggggggggagggggtagtAGTGTCTATGGGACTTCGTCGGCGATGACGAGTCCGGCTTTTGGGCCGCAGCAGGGGATTGGGTATGGGtatgggggtggagggctGGGTTCGCAGTTGACTAGTCCGGCGCTGGGGCCGAGGGATTTGGATCAGGAGGCTACGGCTgcgctgttgatgttgaatcagatgggggggaggggtgggggtggggggagtgggaatgggaatgggaatgggaatggggagcagagggggcgggggatgagTGTGAGGGATTTGTTGAGTACGTAG
- a CDS encoding hypothetical protein (antiSMASH:Cluster_4), with the protein MDLVYSRGSPSLFCVHLSSQHQQAPASINNNFHFIFVLRRLWKSDQPIYYRSRTAWINPSSGTLTFVHSLAFPFTGQGKAFKLLSSIINNIIVVVKTPSLRPQDRYLREPPITTITIG; encoded by the exons atggatCTGGTATATAGCCGTGGATCTCCCTCGTTGTTTTGTGTTCATCTCTCCTCTCAGCATCAGCAAGCACCAGCTTctatcaacaacaactttcACTTCATTTTTGTTCTTCGTCGGCTCTGGAAGTCCGACCAACCCATTTACTACAGGAGCCGCACGGCGTGGATCAACCCCAGCAGCGGTACTCTCACCTTTGTACATTCCCTCGCTTTCCCGTTCACCGGCCAGGGGAAAGCGTTCAAGCTTCTctccagcatcatcaacaatATCATCGTTGTCGTCAAGACTCCCTCTCTTCGCCCGCAAG ACCGTTACCTGCGCGAGccgcccatcaccaccatcaccatcggtTAG
- a CDS encoding hypothetical protein (EggNog:ENOG503PFU7; antiSMASH:Cluster_4): MASNPVMPKLDDSASDASSVDSRGRRRRRNNKQLAQAGGLSNPAVLPRLADTKPVRLQLGLNLDVEVELKARLQGDVSLTLLVEEKPTARPKESVELVPDLFGVVYGYSSSHEGKVKEERKEMFYMRIGQMSFRQNWVERELAYAHGLPVDSGFGDIDRVCGWEVG; encoded by the exons ATGGCTTCCAACCCCGTCATGCCCAAG CTCGACGACTCCGCCTCGGACGCCTCGTCGGTCGACTCGCGCGGCCGTCGCCGCCGCAGAAACAACAAGCAGCTCGCCCAGGCTGGCGGCTTGTCCAACCCTGCTGTGTTGCCCCGTCTGGCTGACACCAAGCCCGTGAGGCTTCAGCTTGGGCTTAACCTTGACGTGGAGGTTGAGCTGAAGGCTAGGCTGCAGGGTGATGTCTCGTTGACACTGCT GGTTGAGGAGAAACCCACGGCACGGCCGAAGGAGAGTGTGGAGTTGGTGCCGGATttgtttggggttgtttatGGGTATAGTAGTAGTCATGAagggaaggtgaaggaggagaggaaggagatgttTTACATGCGGATTGGGCAGATGAGCTTCAGGCAGAACTGGGTTGAACGAGAG CTCGCTTACGCTCACGGTTTGCCTGTTGATTCTGGCTTTGGGGATATTGATAGGGTTTGTGGTTGGGAAGTGGGTTGA
- a CDS encoding hypothetical protein (antiSMASH:Cluster_4), which translates to MTISVWYYENCLDGPYNTVLDIYCANCNAPRNSYCNVQGVPPPRSLFQPPRNAAVTTTSSTTTYSSSSSSSYPRQTSS; encoded by the exons atgacgATAAGTGTTTGGTACTAC GAAAATTGCCTCGACGGCCCCTATAATACCGTCCTCGACATATACTGCGCCAACTGCAACGCCCCACGCAATTCATACTGTAACGTCCAGGGTGTGCCCCCTCCGCGGTCGCTATTTCAGCCGCCCAGAAATGCCGCCgtcacaaccacctcctctaCCACGACctactcctcctcgtcttcttcgagTTACCCGCGCCAAACATCGAGTTGA
- a CDS encoding putative PKS/NRPS-like protein biosynthetic cluster (antiSMASH:Cluster_4; SMCOG1022:Beta-ketoacyl synthase; COG:I; EggNog:ENOG503NWJ7) — MASSTSRDKHPNPPVIIGMACRVPGAITPARLWDNILSQIDLQRKMPPDRFNIDAFYHPDHTHKGTLNTKHGYFLDQPLADFDAEFFGVSGKEAEAMDPQQRLLLEVTYEAFEDAGIPLASVRGSRTSVYCGMYTTSNDYHNLQNKDLEYYPNGEADMAVVVGSALHYGPNTYQTMTDMGFLSSDGKCRSFDRDGEGYVRGDGVCAVVLKRREEAVGEGDWARAVVRASGVNHDGKTDGITLPSAELQEGLIRETYGRAGIDPDDTGYFEAHGTGTKAGDPREAAAIGKVFGTSTRTRPLYMGSVKSNIGHLEGAAGLAGIIKATLAIRNGKIPPNMHFHKPNPEILFDEWKLEVPTSALDWAESDGKPRRASINSFGYGGANAHVVLEQPFDSPTVIVNGVDKANQDAAVPASAHFTLGAGEKAISNLASYLSSKKGGDQQTLIRDLAHSFSTRRSVHSNRTFAVLSQGAGVEELVDALSSGASSAKWTQPLDSEQPIRVGYVFTGQGAQTYDMGRELILHSEAFRATLERCNEALQTLPDKPDWRIVDELLRDEEGSRLSKSRFSQPVCTAVQVAVVELLSDWGVKPSAVCGHSSGEIAAAYAAGVLSLEGAIVTAYYRGLYMSAGLEAADCIPGAMMAVGLSAAQLKVELGAHADRLTIAAINSPSSVTVSGDLDAVTELKEKLLARKAFARQLKVEQAFHSHHMAPMAPRYQAALEGRQLVVCSQKPTARMFSSVTARIVSDSGSLGPGYWAANMVQPVRFSDALTGAVLDEEEKPTVDILLEIGPHPALKAPAKEVLKLLGLDKTPYLGTLSRDRSAYESILSTAGELFTLGYPVDLPVINGPGNRLVDPPTYAWNHKNYWSLNRLTTEHLHRETRHTLLGVPVPGGVHHIPRLRNYIRLREIAWLRDHCVDGKVVFPAAGYCCMAIEAAVRLGDRRNESIAAVHLKEVLIKAPLALREDHDEGAETVLELRPVAESARTFSEEWFEFEVSSFEEGLETRHCHGRIWVEYGEPRGLRSLTKVEGVEEMRGRSDRYVSAKSLYERLERLDLKYGPYFALLKGDVVSGPRFAVAEFEFDPMVFPKHELEERTVLHPTLLDSMFHVLFSGIESRLGREITEAFVSTYMKTLDISGILVEQGGRGERRGYTVQTRTELPSQRMAVNHILLREEGSGELIIEAMGNEVTALGSDGQGQGRALFFRQRWQPFLLAHLAVPVTGRPLYETLHILSEETQWPERFDVLAGPEGRYDLVIVSKDAELSPEALQTSLASNAVVVTSESLTEWTPVATASEWTAYRPATNVSTAQIDLTVILPTVSWKQHEPSWKNSRHPPTSPHLDNHPNPIDPPSEWFGTRHLLTLENITLLWLTLGATIQSTNPSHAKILGLLRVARNENQASRLLSLDIQPSTSPALIAKQILPCLSTASEEDFSLHHTTLHIPRIEEDLPLNPYNSHPSLALRVGKIGLLETLHFVPLPQDNTALGDNQVLIRVKASALNFHDLAVALGIIQDYNMSNECAGVITAVGASVTNLSPRDRVVAYRPGQGAHQTFVRQDGEMCVKIPDTMSFSLGASLPVTMTTAFYSLFTVGRLKRGETVLIHSAAGGVGQVAIQMAKNIGARVLVTCSEGKRGLMRERYGMGEGEVFNSRDDSFVRGVMEATEGKGVDVVINSLAGKLLHATWGCLAPFGRFVEIGKRDIHQNSNLGMDPFKRNVSFASVDMILVYELDKPLAARLLGETFEMVFSGEVRPPEGLFEYSYGQAEKAFRLMQLGRHTGKIVLTVDEEEEEEEVMVAPPSYDQRLLFKGDRTYLLFGGLGGLGTATAEWMYLRGARRFAFMSRSGDQSSDGRKTVNWLRSRKAEVSVYKGDVGVLADVEKVVRKIGPSLAGVFHIAVVLQDGMIRSLSFDQYQTGLHTKCTGAWNLHTATLDIDLDFFVCWSSVSAICGNKGQGAYVAANAYMDAFMRWRREQGLVGTAMNLGAVPTRGLVAENELVRKSLDRNKLDILTEQELMFLIEEAVQLKKPDAATDVLDWHQLIVGVNTKEPDVWWSERSVFRTLYANRSYGTGAGSGAAAGQVSTASLLASAGSGEDKIAVLLQAFTQKVATVLSTPTESILPTNPLSFYGLDSIVAVEFRKWFKETAKVDLSLFDILGAKSIQGLVEKVVASMPVAAVSSSEERVKTGSGEKQTSASVINGQHDQSRKLDHIPRLQTSGPVPVSTHQARMYARHVHAEDKSQMNLCGVLRISGHPDLPALGKAFHETVRRHQALSTAFVQDGNRLVQSPSPEPKCRLVIEDVSYTTSPQTELQIIISHLRNQQLEIAKGEVATMTLVRTSETEYFVIFIAHHICFDRASFTILSDDWMDLYDAIRSSRDLNTVPSPPITFAGFAQWRNTLLKFPPALANLDFWTQELTNLPTAGTLLPFAQRKTRPSTWQTHRRHFTTQLPSKFSKRLKRICAHPSSTPFHFLLAAWRAYLFQHTADKDFTILMLEGNRPHPDVESVIGCLANGLPLRFNNDCSLQTPFEDVITSSRDLTLEALEHAEVSFDDIVDRVVGKENRPERYMPLGQVAINFQMHGGAPWEYRHADFEVGIHRLYNIGHPCELVLEVVEGGRGSLCFLCSIALCFIVMRIWIGLGRGL; from the exons ATGGCAAGCTCCACCAGCAGAGAcaaacaccccaaccccccagtCATCATCGGAATGGCCTGCCGGGTGCCCGGAGCCATCACCCCAGCCCGTCTCTGGGACAACATCCTCAGCCAGATCGACCTCCAGCGCAAGATGCCCCCCGACCGATTCAACATCGACGCCTTCTACCACCCAGACCACACCCACAAAGGCAcgctcaacaccaagcacGGCTACTTTCTTGACCAACCCCTCGCCGACTTTGACGCCGAGTTCTTTGGCGTCTCGGGCAAAGAAGCCGAGGCGATGGACCCCCAGCAGCGTCTCCTCCTGGAAGTAACCTACGAAGCCTTCGAAGACGCGGGAATCCCCCTTGCTTCTGTCAGGGGTTCGCGCACGTCGGTTTACTGTGGGATGTACACCACTTCCAATGATTACCACAACCTTCAGAACAAGGACTTGGAGTACTACCCCAA TGGGGAGGCGGAtatggctgttgttgttgggtcgGCACTGCATTATGGGCCGAATACGTATCAGACTATGACTGATATGGGGTTTCTTAGTTCTGATGGGAAGTGTAGGAGTTTTGAtagggatggggaggggtatgTAAGGGGCGATGGGGTTTGTGCGGTggtgctgaagaggagggaggaggcggttggggagggggattgggCGAGGGCTGTTGTGAGGGCGAGTGGGGTTAATCATGACGGGAAGACGGATGGGATTACGCTGCCGTCGGCGGAGTTGCAGGAGGGGTTGATTAGGGAAACATATGGGAGGGCGGGGATTGATCCGGATGATACGGGGTATTTTGAG GCTCATGGAACGGGGACCAAGGCGGGCGATCCTCGTGAAGCTGCTGCTATCGGTAAAGTCTTTGGCACGTCTACCCGCACGAGACCGCTTTATATGGGCAGTGTCAAATCCAATATTGGACATTTGGAAGGCGCGGCTGGTCTTGCAGGTATTATCAAAGCGACGTTGGCTATTCGGAATGGCAAGATCCCGCCCAATATGCATTTCCACAAGCCTAACCCGGAGATACTCTTTGACGAGTGGAAACTCGAGGTTCCCACTTCTGCCCTGGACTGGGCCGAGTCAGATGGAAAGCCGCGCCGGGCAAGCATCAACTCGTTTGGGTATGGCGGTGCGAATGCCCATGTTGTTCTTGAACAACCTTTTGACTCCCCAACTGTCATAGTCAATGGTGTTGACAAGGCCAACCAAGACGCGGCCGTACCTGCTTCCGCTCACTTCACACTCGGAG CCGGCGAGAAAGCGATCAGCAACCTTGCCAGTTacctcagcagcaagaaggGGGGTGATCAGCAGACGCTTATCCGTGATCTAGCCCACAGCTTCTCTACACGCCGCTCAGTGCACAGCAACAGGACCTTTGCTGTCCTGTCACAGGGGGCTGGTGTTGAAGAGCTAGTCGACGCCCTTTCATCCGGGGCATCAAGCGCTAAATGGACTCAACCTCTCGACAGTGAACAGCCTATTCGAGTAGGGTATGTTTTTACGGGCCAGGGTGCCCAGACATATGACATGGGCCGGGAATTGATACTTCACTCTGAAGCGTTCCGGGCAACACTGGAGCGTTGCAATGAGGCTTTACAGACGTTGCCTGATAAGCCTGACTGGAGGATTGTTGATGAGCTCCTTcgtgatgaggaggggtcgCGGCTTTCTAAAAGCAGGTTCTCGCAGCCGGTGTGCACGGCTGTTCAGGTTGCAGTTGTTGAATTGTTGTCTGATTGGGGAGTGAAGCCGTCGGCGGTGTGTGGGCATTCGTCTGGTGAGATAGCAGCTGCGTATGCGGCGGGTGTTTTGTCGCTTGAGGGGGCGATTGTCACGGCGTACTACCGTGGGTTGTACATGTCTGCCGGCCTTGAAGCAGCAGACTGCATCCCAggggcgatgatggcggtgggaCTGTCAGCAGCTCAGCTAAAGGTTGAGTTGGGGGCGCATGCAGACCGGCTCACTATCGCGGCTATCAACAGCCCTTCTAGCGTGACGGTGTCGGGAGACTTGGACGCAGTCACggagttgaaggagaagttgCTTGCTCGGAAGGCGTTTGCCCGGCAGTTGAAAGTCGAGCAAGCTTTCCACTCGCACCATATGGCTCCCATGGCTCCGCGGTATCAGGCCGcgctggaggggaggcagTTAGTTGTTTGTTCGCAGAAGCCTACCGCTAGGATGTTCTCTAGTGTCACTGCCCGTATCGTCTCCGACTCCGGGTCGCTCGGGCCGGGGTACTGGGCAGCAAACATGGTCCAACCAGTTCGGTTCTCTGACGCTCTCACTGGAGCGGttctggatgaggaggagaaaccAACAGTGGATATCCTTCTTGAAATTGGCCCTCACCCAGCCCTCAAAGCTCCCGCTAAAGAAGTCCTTAAACTACTCGGGCTAGATAAGACCCCTTACCTCGGCACACTCTCTCGTGACCGCTCGGCATATGAGTCCATTCTTAGCACAGCAGGAGAGCTTTTTACTCTCGGATACCCCGTTGATTTACCAGTCATCAACGGCCCTGGCAACCGTCTCGTGGATCCACCAACCTACGCGTGGAACCACAAGAACTACTGGTCTTTGAACCGCCTCACCACTGAGCACCTCCACCGCGAAACACGACACACACTTCTTGGAGTTCCCGTTCCGGGGGGGGTTCATCACATCCCAAGGTTGAGGAATTACATCCGGTTGCGTGAGATCGCTTGGTTGAGAGATCATTGTGTAGATGGGAAAGTGGTTTTCCCCGCGGCGGGTTATTGCTGTATGGCTATTGAAGCGGCGGTCAGACTTGGGGACCGTAGGAACGAAAGCATTGCCGCGGTGCATCTGAAGGAGGTCTTGATAAAAGCCCCGCTTGCTCTGAGGGAGGACCATGACGAGGGGGCGGAGACGGTGTTGGAACTGAGGCCTGTGGCGGAGTCGGCGAGGACGTTTTCGGAGGAGTGGTTCGAGTTTGAGGTTTCGAGTTTTGAGGAGGGTCTGGAGACGAGGCATTGCCATGGGAGGATCTGGGTTGAGTATGGCGAgccgagggggttgaggtcgTTGACAAaagtggagggggtggaggagatgagggggaggtcggaTAGGTATGTGAGTGCCAAGTCGCTGTatgagaggttggagaggctGGATTTGAAGTATGGGCCTTACTTTGCGCTACTAAAGGGGGATGTTGTCTCTGGACCGCGTTTTGCGGTTGCCGAGTTTGAGTTTGATCCGATGGTGTTTCCGAAGcatgagctggaggagcggACGGTGCTTCATCCGACGTTGTTGGATTCGATGTTTCATGTTTTGTTTAGTGGGATTgagtcgaggttggggagggagataaCCGAGGCTTTTGTGTCGACGTATATGAAGACGTTGGATATTTCGGGGATATTGGTGGAgcaaggggggaggggggagaggagggggtatACGGTGCAGACGAGGACGGAGTTGCCGAGTCAGAGGATGGCGGTTAATCATattttgttgagggaggaggggtcgggCGAGTTGATTATTGAGGCTATGGGGAATGAGGTTACTGCGTTGGGGAGTGATGgtcaggggcaggggagggcGTTGTTTTTCCGGCAGAGGTGGCAGCCTT TTCTGCTGGCTCATTTGGCAGTGCCAGTCACGGGCCGACCGCTGTATGAGACTCTGCATATTCTGAGCGAGGAAACTCAGTGGCCGGAAAGGTTTGATGTGTTGGCTGGGCCAGAAGGCCGGTATGATCTCGTTATCGTGAGCAAGGACGCTGAGCTTTCTCCTGAGGCACTGCAAACATCACTTGCCAGCAATGCTGTGGTTGTCACCAGCGAGTCTCTTACGGAATGGACACCAGTTGCAACCGCTTCCGAATGGACCGCTTATCGCCCAGCAACCAACGTCTCCACAGCTCAGATTGACTTGACAGTGATCCTACCAACTGTTTCCTGGAAACAACACGAGCCATCCTGGAAGAACTCGAGGCATCCCCCTACATCGCCTCa CCTTgacaaccacccaaaccccatcgACCCCCCCTCAGAATGGTTCGGcacccgccacctcctcacccttgaaaacatcaccctcctctgGCTCACCCTCGGCGCAACAATCcaatccaccaacccctctcACGCCAAaatcctcggcctcctccgcGTGGCCCGCAACGAAAACCAAGCCtctcgcctcctctccctcgacatccaaccctccacctcccccgccctcatCGCAAAACAGATCCTCCCCTGTCTGTCAACCGCCTCAGAAGAGGacttctccctccaccacacaacccttCACATCCCCCGCATAGAAGAagacctccccctcaacc CTTACAattcccacccctccctcgccctccgaGTAGGCAAAATCGGCCTCCTCGAAACCCTCCACTtcgtccccctcccccaagacAACACCGCCCTTGGCGATAACCAAGTCCTCATTCGCGTTAAAGCCTCCGCCCTCAACTTCCACGACCTGGCTGTAGCGTTGGGGATAATCCAAGACTACAATATGAGCAACGAATGCGCGGGTGTCATCACCGCCGTTGGCGCCTCCGTTACTAACCTTTCCCCTAGGGACCGGGTGGTAGCTTACCGTCCTGGCCAGGGGGCACATCAGACTTTTGTTCGTCAGGATGGTGAGATGTGCGTGAAGATACCTGACACAATGTCATTTTCTTTGGGGGCGAGTCTGCCCGTTACCATGACGACGGCGTTTTATTCGCTTTTCACGGTTGGACGGTTGAAAAGGGGAGAAACGGTTCTGATACACagtgctgctgggggggttgggcagGTGGCGATTCAGATGGCGAAAAATATCGGGGCGAGGGTGCTGGTTACTTGTTcggaggggaagagggggttgatgagggaaaggtatgggatgggggagggggaggtgtttAATTCGAGGGATGATTCTtttgtgaggggggtgatggaggcgacggaaggaaaaggggtggatgtggtgattAATAGTCTGGCTGGGAAACTGCTTCATGCCACGTGGGGGTGTTTGGCGCCGTTTGGGAGGTTTGTCGagattgggaagagggaCATACATCAGAATTCGAACTTGGGGATGGATCCGTTCAAGAGGAATGTCAGTTTTGCTTCGGTGGATATGATTTTGGTTTATGAGTTGGATAAACCCCtggcggcgaggttgttgggggagacGTTTGAGATGGTGTTTtctggggaggtgaggcCACCtgaggggttgtttgagTATTCTTATGGTCAGGCGGAGAAGGCGTTTCGGTTGATGCAGCTGGGGAGGCATACGGGGAAGATTGTTCTTactgttgatgaggaggaggaggaggaggaggtgatggttgcCCCGCCGAGTTATGATCAGAGGCTGTTATTCAAGGGGGATAGGACGTATCTtttgtttggggggttgggggggctgGGTACGGCGACGGCGGAGTGGATGTATCTTCGTGGGGCGAGGAGGTTTGCGTTCATGTCCCGGTCGGGGGATCAGAGTAGTGATGGGAGGAAGACGGTGAATTGGCTCAGGTCGAGGAAGGCTGAGGTCAGTGTTTACAAGGGGGATGTGGGTGTTTTGGCTGATGTTGAGAAAGTCGTTCGGAAGATTGGTCCTTCGCTGGCTGGCGTTTTTCATATTGCGGTTGTGCTACAGGACGGCATGATCAGGTCGTTGTCGTTTGATCAGTACCAGACCGGGCTGCACACCAAGTGCACCGGTGCGTGGAATTTGCACACAGCAACGTTGGACATCGACTTGGACTTTTTCGTCTGCTGGTCGTCGGTGTCGGCCATCTGCGGTAACAAGGGACAAGGAGCCTATGTTGCCGCCAATGCGTACATGGATGCCTTCATGCGCTGGCGACGGGAGCAGGGCCTTGTCGGAACGGCTATGAATCTTGGTGCTGTGCCCACGAGGGGCTTGGTTGCTGAAAATGAGCTTGTCAGGAAGAGCCTCGACAGAAACAAGCTCGATATCCTCACGGAGCAAGAACTCATGTTTTTGATTGAGGAAGCAGTACAGCTGAAGAAGCCTGATGCCGCCACAGATGTCCTCGACTGGCATCAGCTGATTGTCGGCGTCAACACAAAGGAGCCTGATGTTTGGTGGTCGGAGCGGTCCGTCTTCCGCACACTGTATGCCAACAGATCGTATGGCACCGGGGCCGGCAGCGGTGCTGCAGCTGGTCAAGTGAGCACGGCAAGCCTCCTCGCATCCGCAGGGAGCGGTGAGGACAAGATTGCCGTCTTACTGCAAGCGTTCACCCAGAAAGTGGCAACAGTGTTGAGCACACCAACAGAGAGCATTCTGCCAACCAACCCGTTATCATTCTATGGCCTCGACTCGATCGTGGCTGTCGAGTTCCGGAAATGGTTCAAGGAAACTGCCAAAGTTGACCTTTCGCTGTTTGATATACTTGGTGCAAAGTCCATTCAGGGGCTGGTAGAAAAGGTCGTGGCGTCGATGCCTGTTGCAGCAGTATCTTCGAGCGAGGAGCGTGTGAAGACAGGTTCGGGTGAGAAGCAGACATCAGCGAGTGTTATCAATGGCCAACATGATCAGAGCAGGAAGCTGGATCACATCCCGAGACTCCAAACGTCTGGTCCGGTGCCAGTGTCAACTCATCAAGCGAGAATGTATGCTCGCCATGTCCACGCCGAAGACAAGTCTCAGATGAACCTATGTGGTGTCCTGCGCATCAGTGGCCACCCAGATCTACCTGCACTAGGAAAAGCCTTCCACGAGACTGTACGACGGCACCAAGCACTGAGCACAGCATTCGTCCAAGACGGCAACCGGCTCGTTCAGTCACCATCGCCAGAGCCGAAATGCCGTCTGGTCATTGAGGACGTATCCTATACCACATCCCCTCAAACAGAACTCCAGATCATCATCTCACATCTTCGAAACCAACAACTCGAGATAGCCAAAGGTGAAGTAGCAACTATGACCCTCGTTAGAACATCAGAAACCGAGTACTttgtcatcttcatcgcccaCCACATCTGCTTCGACAGAGCCAGCTTCACAATTCTCTCAGATGACTGGATGGACCTCTACGACGCGATCCGCTCCAGTCGAGACCTCAACACggtcccctccccacccatcACCTTTGCGGGCTTCGCCCAATGGcgcaacaccctcctcaagttCCCACCAGCCCTTGCAAACCTAGACTTCTGGACCCAAgagctcaccaacctcccaaccgcCGGcaccctccttcccttcgCCCAGCGAAAAACTCGCCCCTCAACCTGGCAaacccaccgccgccacttCACCACCCAACTCCCCTCCAAATTCTCCAAACGCCTAAAGCGCATCTGcgcccacccctcctccaccccttttcacttcctcctcgctgcGTGGCGAGCCTACCTATTCCAGCACACCGCCGACAAAGATTTCACAATCCTAATGCTAGAAGGCAACCGTCCCCACCCCGACGTCGAGTCTGTGATCGGTTGCCTAGCTAAcggcctccctctccgcttCAACAACGACTGCTCCCTTCAGACACCCTTTGAGGATGTCATAACCTCCTCTCGGGACCTCACACTTGAGGCGTTGGAGCATGCGGAGGTGTCGTTTGATGATATTGTCGATCGTGTGGTTGGAAAGGAAAACAGACCAGAGAGATATATGCCGCTGGGGCAGGTGGCGATTAACTTCCAGATGCATGGTGGTGCGCCGTGGGAGTATAGGCATGCTGATTTTGAGGTGGGGATTCATCGGTTGTATAATATTGGACATCCTTGCGAGCTGGTgcttgaggttgtggagggggggagggggagtttgtgTTTTTTATGCAGCATTGCACTGTGCTTTATCGTGATGAGGATATGGAtcggtttggggaggggtttgtga